Proteins from one Legionella taurinensis genomic window:
- a CDS encoding helix-turn-helix domain-containing protein: MNTNELAILLRDQRKKLQLTQKEMGERVGLKQKTISALENNPENASIRTLQRVLAALEMDMQLTPKNAADETKMQWDNEW; encoded by the coding sequence ATGAACACCAATGAACTGGCCATCCTGCTTAGGGATCAACGCAAAAAACTTCAATTAACGCAAAAAGAGATGGGCGAACGAGTCGGTCTTAAACAAAAAACAATCTCCGCCCTGGAAAATAACCCCGAGAATGCGAGCATCCGTACATTGCAAAGGGTATTGGCAGCACTGGAAATGGACATGCAGCTGACGCCTAAAAATGCCGCGGACGAAACAAAAATGCAATGGGATAACGAATGGTAA